One region of Eleutherodactylus coqui strain aEleCoq1 chromosome 5, aEleCoq1.hap1, whole genome shotgun sequence genomic DNA includes:
- the LOC136629142 gene encoding oocyte zinc finger protein XlCOF7.1-like isoform X2, with the protein MSPSSSSTGPSDDGTRSSEEHLISADFEGDDNGRQNTYKEPAIIPNIPSVLDGKNPSSSALIQLPSSDPSQTDKQKKSHRRQEHQRANRGEKPYSCSECGKCFTSKPSLVAHQRSHTGQKPFSCSECGKCFTSKPSLVAHQRSHRGEKPFSCSECGKCFTSKAYLATHQRSHTGEKPFSCSECGKCFTSKSNLVGHQKRHTGQKPVSYSDCGKCVTSKAQLVMHQSSHTGDKPFSCSDCGKCFTTKAYLVIHQRNHTGEKLFSCSECGKCYASKGQLVRHQIIHTGEKPFSCSDCGKCFTSKAYLVIHQRNHTGDKPFSCSKCGKCFTSKAQLVRHQRIHTGEKPFSCSDCGKCFTSKGELVRHQRTHTGEKPFSCSECDKCFVRKTHLVIHQRSHTGERPFSCSDCGKCFTSKEYLIAHQRIHTGEKAFSCSECEKGFARKTQLVIHQRIHTGQKPYSCSECGKCFTSKSHLVIHKRSHTGDKPISCSECGKCFYWKLDLVAHQRTHTGEKPFSCSECRKCFYRKLDLIAHQRIHTGEKPFSCSECEKCFYRKLDLVTHQRIHTGERPFSCSDCGKCFIDKSNFVTHQKIHTGEKSVSCSECEKCFLTKSDLVRHQRTHTGEKPFSCSDCGKCFANKANLVTHQIIHTGEKPFSCSECGKRFTRKSRVLKHLRTHTEK; encoded by the exons atgtccccgtcctcttcttccacaggaccatcag atgatggtaccaggagctcagaggaacatctgatatctgcagattttGAAGGAGATGATAATGGTAGACAAAATACATAtaaagaacctgccattatcccaaaTATACCTTCAGTCCTTGACGGCAAAAATCCATCATCAAGTGCTCTTATACAGCTCCCATCTTCTGATCCATCACAAACtgataagcagaagaaaagtcacagaagaCAAGAACATCAAAGAGCTAAtagaggagagaagccgtattcatgttcagaatgtgggaaatgttttactagcaaaccaagtcttgttgcacatcagagaagtcacacagggcagaagccattttcatgttcagaatgtgggaaatgttttactagcaaaccaagtcttgttgcacatcagagaagtcacagagGGGAGAAAcccttttcatgttcagaatgtgggaaatgttttactagcaaagcatatcttgctacacatcagagaagtcacacaggagagaagccattttcatgttcagaatgtgggaaatgttttactagcaaatcaaatcttgttggACATCAGAAACgtcacacagggcagaagccAGTTTCATATTCAGATTGTGGCAAATGTGTTACTAGCAAAGCACAACTTGTAATGCATCAGAGTAGTCATACAGGAGacaaaccattttcatgttcagactgtggcaaatgttttactacCAAAGCATATCTGGTaatacatcagagaaatcacacaggagagaagctattttcatgttcagaatgtggcaaatgttatgCTAGCAAAGGACAACTTGTTAGACAccagataattcacacaggagaaaagccattttcatgttcagattgtggcaaatgttttactagcaaagcatATCTGGTaatacatcagagaaatcacacaggagataagccattttcatgttcaaaatgtgggaaatgttttactagcaaagcacAACTTGTTAGacaccagagaattcacacaggagaaaagccattttcatgttcagattgtggcaaatgttttactagcaaaggAGAACTTGTTAGAcaccagagaactcacacaggagaaaaaccattttcatgttcagaatgtgacaaATGTTTTGTTAGAAAAAcacatcttgttatacatcagagaagtcacacaggagaaaggccattttcatgttcagattgtgggaaatgttttactagcaaagaATATCTtattgcacatcagagaattcacacaggagagaaggcattttcatgttcagaatgtgagaaaggtTTTGCTAGAAAAACACagcttgttatacatcagagaattcacacaggacagaagccatattcatgttcagaatgtgggaaatgttttactagtaaatcacatcttgttatacataaaagaagtcacacaggggacaagccaatttcatgttcagaatgtgggaagtgtttttacTGGAAATTAgatcttgttgcacatcagagaactcacacaggagagaaaccattttcatgttcagaatgtaggaagTGTTTTTACAGGAAATTAGATCTtattgcacatcagagaattcacacaggagagaaaccattttcatgttcagaatgtgagaagtgTTTTTACAGGAAATTAGATCTTgtaacacatcagagaattcacacgggagagagacccttttcatgttcagattgcgGCAAATGTTTTATTGACAAATCAAATTTTGTAACgcaccagaaaattcacacaggggagaaatcagtttcatgttcagagtgtgagaagtgttttttaactaaatcagatcttgttagacatcaaagaactcacacaggagagaagccattttcatgttcagattgtgggaaatgttttgctaacaaagcaaatcttgttacacatcagataattcacacaggagagaagccattttcatgttcagaatgtgggaaaaggtTTACTAGGAAATCACGAGTTCTTAAACATCTAAGAACTCACACAGAAAAgtaa
- the LOC136629142 gene encoding oocyte zinc finger protein XlCOF7.1-like isoform X1, translating into MRGDQQCKEEIPTGNRPDDGTRSSEEHLISADFEGDDNGRQNTYKEPAIIPNIPSVLDGKNPSSSALIQLPSSDPSQTDKQKKSHRRQEHQRANRGEKPYSCSECGKCFTSKPSLVAHQRSHTGQKPFSCSECGKCFTSKPSLVAHQRSHRGEKPFSCSECGKCFTSKAYLATHQRSHTGEKPFSCSECGKCFTSKSNLVGHQKRHTGQKPVSYSDCGKCVTSKAQLVMHQSSHTGDKPFSCSDCGKCFTTKAYLVIHQRNHTGEKLFSCSECGKCYASKGQLVRHQIIHTGEKPFSCSDCGKCFTSKAYLVIHQRNHTGDKPFSCSKCGKCFTSKAQLVRHQRIHTGEKPFSCSDCGKCFTSKGELVRHQRTHTGEKPFSCSECDKCFVRKTHLVIHQRSHTGERPFSCSDCGKCFTSKEYLIAHQRIHTGEKAFSCSECEKGFARKTQLVIHQRIHTGQKPYSCSECGKCFTSKSHLVIHKRSHTGDKPISCSECGKCFYWKLDLVAHQRTHTGEKPFSCSECRKCFYRKLDLIAHQRIHTGEKPFSCSECEKCFYRKLDLVTHQRIHTGERPFSCSDCGKCFIDKSNFVTHQKIHTGEKSVSCSECEKCFLTKSDLVRHQRTHTGEKPFSCSDCGKCFANKANLVTHQIIHTGEKPFSCSECGKRFTRKSRVLKHLRTHTEK; encoded by the exons atGAGGGGCGATCAGcagtgtaaagaggagattcctacaggtaaccgcccag atgatggtaccaggagctcagaggaacatctgatatctgcagattttGAAGGAGATGATAATGGTAGACAAAATACATAtaaagaacctgccattatcccaaaTATACCTTCAGTCCTTGACGGCAAAAATCCATCATCAAGTGCTCTTATACAGCTCCCATCTTCTGATCCATCACAAACtgataagcagaagaaaagtcacagaagaCAAGAACATCAAAGAGCTAAtagaggagagaagccgtattcatgttcagaatgtgggaaatgttttactagcaaaccaagtcttgttgcacatcagagaagtcacacagggcagaagccattttcatgttcagaatgtgggaaatgttttactagcaaaccaagtcttgttgcacatcagagaagtcacagagGGGAGAAAcccttttcatgttcagaatgtgggaaatgttttactagcaaagcatatcttgctacacatcagagaagtcacacaggagagaagccattttcatgttcagaatgtgggaaatgttttactagcaaatcaaatcttgttggACATCAGAAACgtcacacagggcagaagccAGTTTCATATTCAGATTGTGGCAAATGTGTTACTAGCAAAGCACAACTTGTAATGCATCAGAGTAGTCATACAGGAGacaaaccattttcatgttcagactgtggcaaatgttttactacCAAAGCATATCTGGTaatacatcagagaaatcacacaggagagaagctattttcatgttcagaatgtggcaaatgttatgCTAGCAAAGGACAACTTGTTAGACAccagataattcacacaggagaaaagccattttcatgttcagattgtggcaaatgttttactagcaaagcatATCTGGTaatacatcagagaaatcacacaggagataagccattttcatgttcaaaatgtgggaaatgttttactagcaaagcacAACTTGTTAGacaccagagaattcacacaggagaaaagccattttcatgttcagattgtggcaaatgttttactagcaaaggAGAACTTGTTAGAcaccagagaactcacacaggagaaaaaccattttcatgttcagaatgtgacaaATGTTTTGTTAGAAAAAcacatcttgttatacatcagagaagtcacacaggagaaaggccattttcatgttcagattgtgggaaatgttttactagcaaagaATATCTtattgcacatcagagaattcacacaggagagaaggcattttcatgttcagaatgtgagaaaggtTTTGCTAGAAAAACACagcttgttatacatcagagaattcacacaggacagaagccatattcatgttcagaatgtgggaaatgttttactagtaaatcacatcttgttatacataaaagaagtcacacaggggacaagccaatttcatgttcagaatgtgggaagtgtttttacTGGAAATTAgatcttgttgcacatcagagaactcacacaggagagaaaccattttcatgttcagaatgtaggaagTGTTTTTACAGGAAATTAGATCTtattgcacatcagagaattcacacaggagagaaaccattttcatgttcagaatgtgagaagtgTTTTTACAGGAAATTAGATCTTgtaacacatcagagaattcacacgggagagagacccttttcatgttcagattgcgGCAAATGTTTTATTGACAAATCAAATTTTGTAACgcaccagaaaattcacacaggggagaaatcagtttcatgttcagagtgtgagaagtgttttttaactaaatcagatcttgttagacatcaaagaactcacacaggagagaagccattttcatgttcagattgtgggaaatgttttgctaacaaagcaaatcttgttacacatcagataattcacacaggagagaagccattttcatgttcagaatgtgggaaaaggtTTACTAGGAAATCACGAGTTCTTAAACATCTAAGAACTCACACAGAAAAgtaa